ATAGCCGGGTCAGGGCGTCCCGTACCGTCGCCGGTTCGACGATCTCACCCGCAGCGATAGCACCAATGGGCAGCGACACCTGCCCGTAGCGTTTGAGGATCGGCACCCCTTTTCCCGTCTGCACCACTGCAGCCCGGACCGCACTTGTGCCAATATCCAGACCGACGTTGATCGCCATTAGTCTCCACCCTGGCCGGGCAGCGTCCCGGCCTGTTACGACTGACCCACAGTCGCACACACCGAATTACATCGGTGTTATTTGGAGCCTACCAATGCACTGGAGCGCAGGCAAGCAAAGGACCGATAGCGTCATTCGCGCGCCGTGCTCGACGGCTCGTGCCCGGCGACCGCCGAGGCCGGATACGCCCCGGTCTCTCTACGTCCCGAGGTACCAGGAGAGGAGCGACTGCCCCAGCGGTATCGCGATCCACGCACCGGCGATCAGGGCAGGGCCGAACGCGATCGGATCCTTTCGCCCGCGAATGTGCGTCACGAGCAGGACGATCGCTCCCAGCCCTCCCACGAAAAAAGCGAGGAAGATACCCACTACCAAGGTGCCCCAGGATGCATACGCCAGGAACAGTCCGAGGAAGAAGGCCAGTTTGACGTCCCCCATGCCGAACCCGCCGCGGGCCACCAACGCGATGATGAACAGCAACACGAGGTAGGCCACACCACCCGCGAGCGCTCGCGGCAAGTTCTCGGCCGCACGATCCGCGAACGCTCCCCCGACCAGCAGCAGCAGGCCAAGTACCGTCGAGGGGTAGAGGATGCGATTGGGGATTCGATGGTGGTCGAGGTCGGTGAGCACGAGAACGATCGTCACCGCCGCAAACCACAGGTACGGGATCAGGATCCACTGCTCCCCGATGAACCAGGCGGTCGCACCGAAGGTCGCGGCCGTGGCGGCTTCAACGATCGGGTAGCGGATCGAGATTCTCTTTCCGCAATCCCGACAGCGGCCTCGCAAGAGAAGCCATGAGAGGACCGGGACATTGTCCCGTGGACGGATTCGATGGCCGCAGCGCGTGCAGGCGGACGGCGGGCTGACGATCGATTGATCGAGTGGGATCCGGTAGGCGACGACATTGAGGAACGAGCCGACCACGAGGCCGAGGAGTACTCCGGCTACAATGACAAATCCAGACATCTGCTCGGGTACCTTCCCACTGCGGCCACCTCGACGGCACTACATCATACGGCTCTGCCTGATTGCGGACACGGATCCCGTCTACCAGGACGCCCCTGAACACTCTGCGAGAGTGTCGAGCGCGCTCCCGGAGGCTCCGGTCCCATATGTCACGCCGGCGGCGCTTCCCTTGGCCTGGTTCGCAAGGCAGAACCACGAACCCGAGGCGCTCTTCCGCAGGATGATGACAGCCTGGTCCGCGTTGCCGTCTTTGCTCCCGAGTGATATGTAGCCGACCTTTTTGGTCGCCGGAGCGTTCCCGAGCACCACCTGCAGGTTCGGCTCGAGGGTGAGAAGTTCCGCAACCGTGGCATCGAAATCCTGCCGGTCCGTGTAGAACACCTTGGCCACGGTCAACGTGTTACGGATGGCCGCCTGCGCCGCCCGATCCTGAGCCCGCACCCGGGCACCGAGAAACAGCGGCACCGCGATCCCCATCAATACGGCAATGATCAGCAGTACGACCATCAGCTCCACGAGCGTGAATCCACGTTCTTTCCTATTCCACATATCGGTCCCAGATATCGCGATTCGAGGTCAAGAAACGGGGACGGCATGTGCCGTCCCCGTTCCGATCGTCACATTGGTTTACCAGCCGGTCTTGCTGAGATCCTTGACGGTCGCGTCCTTACAGTCGGCAACAGCCGCCGTGCCGTAGTACGTACCTGCATAGGTCCCGGTTGACACGTCTGCAATCAGGAACACCGACCCGGACGCCGACGTTGCCGTCAGACACACGT
The sequence above is a segment of the bacterium BMS3Abin02 genome. Coding sequences within it:
- the comC gene encoding type 4 prepilin-like proteins leader peptide-processing enzyme, whose protein sequence is MSGFVIVAGVLLGLVVGSFLNVVAYRIPLDQSIVSPPSACTRCGHRIRPRDNVPVLSWLLLRGRCRDCGKRISIRYPIVEAATAATFGATAWFIGEQWILIPYLWFAAVTIVLVLTDLDHHRIPNRILYPSTVLGLLLLVGGAFADRAAENLPRALAGGVAYLVLLFIIALVARGGFGMGDVKLAFFLGLFLAYASWGTLVVGIFLAFFVGGLGAIVLLVTHIRGRKDPIAFGPALIAGAWIAIPLGQSLLSWYLGT
- the epsG_1 gene encoding type II secretion system protein G precursor yields the protein MWNRKERGFTLVELMVVLLIIAVLMGIAVPLFLGARVRAQDRAAQAAIRNTLTVAKVFYTDRQDFDATVAELLTLEPNLQVVLGNAPATKKVGYISLGSKDGNADQAVIILRKSASGSWFCLANQAKGSAAGVTYGTGASGSALDTLAECSGASW